A region of Pyxidicoccus parkwaysis DNA encodes the following proteins:
- a CDS encoding serpin family protein, with protein MNDSNAAAMRAGATASNHFAFDLQARVGTEPGNTFFSPTSLSLALAMTALGARGETLAQMERVLRLDTLQGTSSQRAYAALNGQVNTLGRSGSVELRSANRLWGQRGHEFLPSFQETARLRYGAALEEVDFAGDAEAARQHINRWVSEQTREKIRELLAKGTVDGLTRLVLTNAIYFRGAWQDPFEPRLTRDGQPFHVSAGRTAKVSMMRQTDWFRHTEDEQAQWLELPYKGGETAMLIALPKQVDGLASLEASLDAKRLATRVSQLDGGKVAVSLPKFKLSAALQLKDVLSSMGMPLAFEPSRADFSGMTAREPLNLSAVVHQAEVDVNEVGTEAAAATAIGAAAGAARPRIVEFNADHPFLFYILDTWSGAVLFQGKLVDPGA; from the coding sequence ATGAACGACAGCAACGCAGCGGCCATGCGGGCCGGGGCCACGGCGAGCAACCACTTCGCCTTTGACCTCCAGGCCCGGGTGGGCACGGAGCCCGGGAACACGTTCTTCTCGCCCACCAGCCTCTCCCTCGCGCTGGCGATGACGGCGCTGGGGGCGCGCGGTGAGACGCTGGCGCAGATGGAGCGGGTACTTCGGCTCGACACCCTGCAGGGCACGTCATCGCAGAGGGCGTATGCGGCGCTGAATGGCCAGGTCAACACGCTCGGCAGGAGCGGGAGCGTGGAGCTGCGGTCCGCAAACCGGCTCTGGGGTCAGCGCGGGCACGAGTTCCTCCCGTCCTTCCAGGAGACGGCGCGGCTTCGCTATGGCGCGGCGCTGGAGGAAGTGGACTTCGCGGGGGATGCCGAGGCCGCGCGTCAGCACATCAACCGCTGGGTCTCGGAGCAGACGCGGGAGAAGATTCGCGAGCTCCTGGCGAAGGGCACGGTGGATGGGCTCACGCGACTGGTCCTCACCAATGCCATCTACTTCCGGGGCGCCTGGCAGGACCCCTTCGAGCCCCGCCTGACGCGGGACGGCCAGCCCTTCCACGTCTCGGCGGGAAGGACGGCGAAGGTTTCGATGATGCGGCAGACGGACTGGTTCCGGCATACCGAGGACGAACAGGCACAGTGGCTGGAGCTCCCCTACAAGGGCGGAGAGACAGCCATGCTGATTGCCCTTCCGAAGCAAGTGGATGGCCTCGCCTCGCTGGAGGCCTCACTGGATGCGAAGCGACTGGCCACGCGCGTCTCCCAGCTCGACGGAGGGAAGGTGGCGGTGTCGCTCCCCAAGTTCAAACTGTCGGCGGCGCTCCAGTTGAAGGACGTGCTCTCCAGCATGGGCATGCCGCTGGCCTTCGAACCGTCCCGCGCGGACTTCTCGGGCATGACGGCGCGCGAGCCGCTGAACCTCTCGGCGGTGGTGCACCAGGCGGAAGTCGACGTGAATGAGGTGGGAACCGAGGCAGCGGCGGCCACTGCCATCGGCGCGGCGGCGGGGGCGGCTCGCCCGCGTATCGTCGAGTTCAATGCCGACCACCCGTTCCTGTTCTACATCCTCGACACATGGAGCGGCGCGGTCCTGTTCCAGGGGAAGCTGGTCGACCCCGGGGCATGA
- a CDS encoding lipoate--protein ligase family protein has translation MSPSETVRAWNVIEPLEREPGSWQMALDEALLEDACARPDFVPTLRLYVFTPGCLSLGRTQSYESVNATAAKEQGLDVVRRVTGGSGVLHHGELTYSFVARVGDPFTDSIEQNYTLLSEAIAAGLASHFGVRADLEPSRPERNPATGACFLTPALKELKVHGRKLVGSAQRRQRGAFMQHGALPLVTDYALHGRLFHLEPDRLRTAMMDLEEAAGREVSHEEVAEALKQGFTESLGARWTSVSIAPHVRARAEALVTERYGREEWTRDAL, from the coding sequence ATGTCACCGTCCGAAACCGTCCGCGCGTGGAACGTCATCGAGCCCCTGGAGCGGGAGCCGGGCTCCTGGCAGATGGCGCTCGACGAGGCGCTGCTGGAAGACGCGTGCGCGCGGCCGGACTTCGTCCCCACCCTGCGCCTGTATGTCTTCACTCCGGGCTGCCTCAGCCTCGGGCGCACGCAGTCGTACGAGAGCGTCAACGCCACCGCCGCGAAGGAGCAGGGACTGGACGTGGTGCGCAGGGTGACGGGCGGCTCGGGCGTGCTGCACCACGGTGAGCTCACGTACAGCTTCGTCGCCCGCGTGGGAGACCCGTTCACCGACAGCATCGAGCAGAACTACACGCTGCTGTCGGAGGCCATCGCCGCCGGCCTCGCGAGCCACTTCGGCGTCCGCGCCGACCTGGAGCCCTCACGTCCCGAGCGCAACCCGGCCACCGGAGCGTGCTTCCTCACGCCGGCCCTCAAGGAGCTCAAGGTGCACGGGCGCAAGCTCGTGGGCAGCGCGCAGCGGCGTCAGCGCGGCGCCTTCATGCAGCACGGAGCGCTGCCGCTGGTGACGGACTACGCGCTGCACGGCCGCCTCTTCCATCTGGAGCCGGACCGGCTGCGCACGGCGATGATGGACCTCGAGGAAGCAGCCGGCCGCGAGGTGTCTCACGAAGAGGTGGCGGAAGCCCTGAAGCAGGGCTTCACCGAGAGCCTCGGAGCGCGGTGGACCTCCGTCTCCATTGCGCCACACGTGCGCGCCCGCGCGGAGGCGCTCGTCACGGAGCGCTACGGCCGCGAGGAGTGGACGCGCGACGCACTCTGA
- a CDS encoding glutathione S-transferase N-terminal domain-containing protein yields MRLHSYYRSTAAYRVRIALHWKGLPFETLSVKAVREGQPDAVQAYLAMNPTGLVPTLVDGDAPTFADVCLVPQVYNARRFGFSLERFPTVRRIAEHCESLAAFEHARPEVQPDASEYDPSAEF; encoded by the coding sequence ATGCGCCTTCACAGCTACTACCGCTCCACCGCCGCGTACCGCGTCCGCATCGCGCTCCACTGGAAGGGCCTGCCCTTCGAGACGCTCAGCGTGAAGGCCGTCCGCGAAGGCCAGCCCGACGCCGTCCAGGCGTACCTCGCGATGAATCCCACGGGCCTCGTCCCCACGCTCGTCGACGGCGACGCGCCCACCTTCGCGGACGTGTGCCTGGTGCCGCAGGTCTACAACGCGCGCCGCTTCGGCTTCTCGCTGGAGCGCTTCCCCACCGTGCGACGCATCGCCGAACACTGCGAGTCACTGGCCGCCTTCGAGCATGCACGCCCCGAAGTCCAGCCCGACGCCAGCGAGTACGACCCCAGCGCCGAGTTCTAA
- a CDS encoding penicillin-binding transpeptidase domain-containing protein, whose amino-acid sequence MSWRVWRVGAAVALSLFLTACASVQSRPADGPVDEAEAYLRAWAANDLTAMKRAVAGPPANFDEQHQRFRDGLRIISSRFELGRVERDGESATARFRAVHMLRGLGEWELEGTLPFVRREGRWRVRWSPAVLHPEAREGDRFSRTRTWLERAQLLDAHGKPLTHIGEVITIGVDPSRVRNRADVTAVLQTQLEVDPVRVEKLLNAAGPAERIVPVIDVRPERYQLVRPALAPVPGIFFRKKLARLSPSEGFASHTLGRVGEVTAELLSQLGPLYLPGDIVGLSGLERAFEPQLAGTPSGEVVLTRASGETAVLFRFEGKPGTPLTTTLRPELQTAAEAALDGVAQPAALVAVDSESGAVLAIASRPLSQPLHRALTGRYPPGSTFKVVTSEALLAKGMDVNAPAACPPTVAVQGKTFRNFEDESLGDITLRGAFAHSCNTAFVLLSASLGAEALGEAARRFGFNVEYQPGLPTSGGTFPAPRDAVELAAAAIGQGRVLATPLHLASVAAAAESGKWRAPYLVTDLDDGPSASLEDGTRGALHVLMRAVVTQGTGRAAASVPELSGKTGTAEFGTLPPLPTHAWFIGFRNGIAFAVLVEGGGVGGRVAAPIAARFAAAL is encoded by the coding sequence ATGTCCTGGCGAGTGTGGAGGGTGGGAGCCGCTGTCGCGCTGTCCCTGTTCCTGACGGCCTGCGCGTCCGTGCAAAGCAGGCCGGCGGACGGGCCGGTGGACGAGGCCGAGGCGTACCTGCGCGCGTGGGCCGCCAATGACCTGACCGCCATGAAGCGCGCGGTGGCCGGGCCGCCGGCCAACTTCGACGAGCAGCACCAGCGCTTCCGCGACGGGTTGCGAATCATCTCCTCGCGCTTCGAGCTCGGCCGCGTCGAGCGTGACGGAGAGAGCGCCACGGCCCGCTTCCGCGCCGTGCACATGCTGCGCGGGCTGGGTGAGTGGGAGCTGGAGGGCACCCTGCCCTTCGTGCGTCGCGAGGGACGCTGGCGCGTGCGATGGAGTCCCGCCGTGCTCCACCCCGAGGCACGCGAGGGCGACCGCTTCTCCCGCACCCGGACGTGGCTGGAGCGCGCCCAGTTGCTGGACGCGCACGGAAAGCCGCTCACCCACATCGGAGAGGTCATCACCATCGGCGTGGACCCGTCGCGCGTGCGCAACCGCGCGGACGTCACCGCGGTCCTCCAGACGCAGCTCGAAGTGGACCCTGTGCGTGTGGAGAAGTTGTTGAACGCAGCAGGCCCGGCCGAGCGCATCGTGCCCGTCATCGACGTGCGCCCGGAGCGCTACCAGCTCGTGCGTCCCGCGCTGGCGCCCGTGCCCGGCATCTTCTTCCGCAAGAAGCTGGCGCGGCTGTCTCCTTCGGAGGGCTTCGCTTCGCACACCCTCGGACGCGTGGGTGAGGTGACGGCCGAGCTGCTCTCGCAACTGGGCCCGCTGTACCTGCCGGGAGACATCGTGGGCCTGTCCGGACTGGAGCGGGCGTTCGAGCCACAGCTCGCGGGCACACCTTCGGGCGAGGTGGTCCTCACGCGAGCATCGGGTGAAACGGCAGTCCTGTTCCGCTTCGAGGGCAAGCCGGGCACGCCGCTGACCACCACGCTACGGCCCGAGTTGCAGACCGCCGCGGAGGCGGCGCTCGACGGGGTGGCACAGCCCGCTGCGCTCGTCGCTGTGGACAGCGAGTCAGGAGCCGTCCTGGCCATCGCCAGCCGGCCGCTGTCACAACCGCTGCATCGCGCGCTCACTGGCCGCTACCCGCCCGGCTCCACGTTCAAGGTCGTCACCTCGGAGGCGCTGCTCGCGAAGGGCATGGACGTGAATGCACCCGCGGCCTGTCCTCCCACGGTGGCAGTGCAGGGAAAGACCTTCCGCAACTTCGAGGACGAGTCGCTCGGAGACATCACGCTGCGCGGGGCCTTCGCGCACTCGTGCAACACGGCCTTCGTGCTGCTGTCCGCGAGCCTGGGAGCCGAAGCGCTGGGTGAGGCAGCGCGCCGCTTCGGCTTCAACGTGGAGTACCAGCCGGGGCTGCCCACCTCCGGCGGCACGTTCCCCGCGCCTCGCGATGCGGTGGAACTGGCCGCCGCCGCCATCGGCCAGGGGCGCGTGCTGGCCACGCCACTGCACCTGGCCTCCGTCGCGGCGGCGGCCGAGTCGGGCAAGTGGCGCGCGCCGTATCTCGTCACGGACCTGGATGATGGGCCGAGTGCTTCGCTCGAAGACGGCACCCGGGGCGCGCTGCACGTGCTGATGCGCGCTGTCGTTACGCAGGGCACGGGCCGGGCGGCGGCGAGCGTGCCGGAGCTGTCAGGCAAGACGGGCACAGCGGAGTTCGGCACCCTGCCGCCGCTGCCGACACATGCGTGGTTCATCGGCTTCCGCAACGGCATTGCCTTCGCAGTCCTCGTGGAGGGCGGAGGCGTGGGAGGCCGCGTCGCCGCGCCCATCGCCGCCAGGTTCGCGGCGGCACTGTGA